CGGTATCATGCAATGTTGCTAAGTTTTCGCCTCCCCTCGCTTCATTTCGTTTCGTTTCCTCCCCTTCCCTTCTGTGGGTTTTAAATTGCATTCCATATTCATTCCACTTATATTGTTTCTCGATCGCCGTGGTGTGCTCATTGAGATCCAAAAGCCACCATTTTTTCCAGGGATGACAAGCGCTTGGGATGCAAGATAAAagggttgcaaaatttccaACGTAATAGTCTTTTTGGACTGGAGACCGTGTGCACCGAAACAAAcatcaaaacaaaacaagtACTAGGAATGTCTAAAGAAGTATCCAAGTCAGTAACTAGAGAAGTGAAAGATGATCCACAGGTTAGTGTCTACAGCGACTCCGATCACAGTGAACTTCTTGGGTTTTCCAAAGAAGTGGTTGAGGAGTCGAAAGAGATCTTCTTTCATGAGGAGAGACTAAGTTCTAGCTTGAACGCCAGGTTGATTGCCATGATATCCTTGGTGGGAGTCTTTGGTACCGGAATGTATGTACACTGCATGAAACGAAATGATatgaaatgaaaactttttttgtatCGTTGGTTACGGGCAACAATTTTACTAACATATTCCCTTTTCTATTTTAAACAGTTTCCTTTCTAGTGGTGGAACATTGGCAACAGCAGGGCCAGTGGGGATGATCCTCGCGTACCTTTTAGTCGGCTCCGTGGTTTTCGCATCGCAAATTTGCATGGTGGAAGTTTCGTGTTTATACCCTGCCACCAGTGCCTATATTGCGCACTCGGAACATTTCATTGACAAGGCACTTGGCTTTGCCTGGGGTATGGGGAGCACTTATAATGCAATAATCCCTAGCGAATTGACCGCGGTGAGCGTGCTCATGACATATTGGACAGACTTGAGCCCGGCAATATGGATTACTGTTTTCGGTCTCTTTATTGTCGCTACTAACATTTACAATGTTCGTTGGTTTGGTGAGattgagtttttctttggatGCATCAAATTGTTACTATGTGTTGGATTGATCTTGGTTGGGTTGATCATTGACTTGGGAGGGGTTCCGGGACAGCATAGACTTGGTTTCCAGTACTGGAGAAACCCGGGTCCTTTTGCAGAAAGGTACGCCACGGGGTCGTTGGGGAAGTTTTTGGGATTTTGGAAAGCAGTGAGCTCCGTTGTGTATGCTTTTGGCGGTGTTCAAAATATCACCATGTTGGCAGGAGAAACCAAGTATCCTCGCAGGGCAATCCACCGTGCTGCTAAACGGGTGTTTACGAGGGTCTTTGTCATTTACATCCTCATGGTGTTTATCCTTTCCATGATTGTGCCCCACAATGATAAAATCATTGCTCATCCCAATGGTACAGCTTCTGGTTCACCATGGGTCAGAGCTGTTTCATTAGCAGgaatcaagatcttgcccCACATTATAAATGCCGTTGTTCTCACGTCGGCCCTCAGTGCATCGAACGGAGGCATCATCAAGGCAAGCAGGAACATTTTTGCCCTCGCTTCCAAAGGCCAATTGCCTgctatttttttaaaagtcAACAGAAACGGGTTACCCTgggttgcagttgcagtgcCTTGTATATTCCTCCCGTTGGCCTACATGTCCGTGGACAAGTCCGCATCAACCGTTTTCTCCTGGTTCCAAAACATCACATCTTCCGACTTGTTAATCACCTGGATTGCCATTGCCGTTAACCACATCAGACTAAACCGCGCGTTGAAAGTCCAGGGCTATTCGAGAAAAGATTTGCCGTACACGTTCAAGATTGGTTCATACTGCGGCTACTACTCgttgttcttttccacgttgttcttgttgacgGGAGGCTTTTCGACTTTTATCCATGGATACTGGGCTTTCTCGACATTGTTCAGTGCATACTTTATCATCCCCTTGACGTTGGTGTTTTACATTtttgccaagtttttcttcaagacgAAATGGATCAGGTCAAGCGAAGTGAGCTTGAAGCCTCTCTTTTATGATGTGCAGAGTAAGCCCGAGCCTCCATTCAAAAAGTTGCACGGCTGGGAATGGATTACGCTATTGTGGGCATAATCCGACTGGAAAATAAGAACAActcaaaacaacaacaaaaaaccaTGTGTGTTTAAAGGACGTCAAAAATACCTGCggttttgcaaaagtcAGGTAGCCAAGGGGTTAGGAAGGTTAAAACGTATCTGGATATAAAAACCTTTCAGAAATTTTTCGGCAGTAAACGTTATAAAGTGAATCAGCGAGTGCAGACACCACCACGGATCGCATCGACATGGTGAGACTGGAAAGATGCAAGATCCGTCACATGACGCAGCATACAAGCGATAAATGCTCTCCTAGTATACTTTGTAGCTATACAAGTAGCACGACTCACTTCTAATGAGCCCAAgggaaggaaggaaggaGGAGGGGTGTATAAACTCGTTTTCTCGTCGCATCAAGTTTCCCAGTCTCGCAAATCATGCTCATACTTCACCTAATCTAGTCTCATGATACAAGTAGGaatggaattttttttttttttttttgcaactttggtTCTGTTGGTCAGCgatgaaatcaaaaagccTCTGAATGAACAGCCTCAAAAAGGACAGCGAGTTTTATTGAATTTTATCCAATTTGACAGCATTTTGAGACCACGATACCATTTCCCAGTGGCTTTCAAAGTATAGCactttttattttaatTTCTCAGTTAGTACTCCACGCGAGGCAAAGAAGCCAACTTCTTTTCGTCAAATTCGGCAAGActatcaccaccaccacaagtGCTATCTTCGCCGCTTTCAGCAGCCTCAACAGCGTCAAAAGTATCAACAATTCCACCTCTCCTCTTGTCTTCTCTCATTTGCAACCAGGCAATAAGACCAACGACAAACAAAGTGGCAGCAGCGGAACTGATCAACGCAATAGCACCATTTCGAAACCGAGGTGCTGTCTTTGCGCCGAAAAACGTGATGGACCACCACGCATTCATGCAGTTGCCCAACATGTTCATGGAACTAATCACAATGGCACGCTCCTGTAAGTCATTAGCGCATACCACGTTGGCCCAGCTGAAGGAAACAGTCTGGGCCGCGTAGCTGACCCCCAGCAAATACTGCGCGACAAACACGGCCGTTTTGTCGAAGGGCTTGCATAGTTGGATCACGGGCGAAATGACCATGACGGCAGCGATAGCGAGGCTCACGTGCCAATGCAGCTTGCCGTTGCCCACGTAGCGGATATAGTACGCCGATAATGCCGTCGccaaaacaccaacggCGAATACGCCCATGGGGAAATGGTTGCGATCCTCGACGGAGTAATTGTAGTGGTTCAACCAAAGGGCAAAGATGCTGTTGGTGGCGAAGGATTCGTTGATGGCGCCCACGATCCAGAGCATGCTAAAGAGGTACCAGTGCCAGCGGCCAAAGATTCGCCGGATCAAGTCcgtgttgaacttgtcgtaTTTGGGCTTGGTCATTTTCGCGAGGGCCATTTGGTGTTCTTCCTCGGTGAAGTAGAACGGTTTACCCACATCGGGGGCGTCggggaaaaagatgaaCCCGTAGATGACAATGGGGAAGCTGCAGATAAAGTCCATGATGAAGAGCACTCGCCAGCTTGCTAGCCCGTGCCATCCGTTCATGGTCTTGTGCACTGCTGCTTGGATCACCCCGGAAAAGATTTGGCCCACCAAGCCGCTCGATGTAAAGACAAAACTCCGGATTATCAAGTCCTTCTTGTTTGTATAGTAGGATCCCAAGATCAAATGGACACCGCCAAAGATGCAGCTTTCAAACATGGCTTGGAAGAAGCGAATCACGCAAAGTTGGTAGAAGTGGGTGACTTTGTACGTTGCAAGCGTCAAGATCGACCAGATGGCAGCACAGATGGTTAGCCAATACCTAGGTctcactttcaacaagatcataTTGTGCGGAACCATGGAGATGATGTAGCCTATGTAGAAAATGGtgttgaccaaattgaagtCATCGCCGCCCATGTTCAAATCCTGCTTCATCCCCGAGACGTAGGCGTTGGAAACGTTGGCTCGGTCTAGATAGTTGACCCAGTACATGAGACACACGTAGGATAGCACAAAGATGTCTAGTTTGAGCAAATAGCGTCGCTCCTTGGGATCACTGGGAGGGACGCCCCATAGTGCGTTTCGCACGACAGCAAATGGTttggtgaagttggaaTAGCCCATGATATGAGGTCCCCTCCTAGCATCTCAATATTGAACTCGGGGCATTTGATTTCCTTCTTATACTGTCTTCATGTTTATCAATACAATTAAACGTGGAGAAGAGAATTGCGTGGGGGAGAaagtggtggaggaggaggaggaggagaaggataAGAAAGGGCGATGGACGcacatcaacaattgcaacttGCGCATTGGCgctcttgtttgaaacGGGCCTTATCAGAACGTCGCAAACTACCCGATTAGGCTGACATCACGACTGGTGAGTGGAATAAAACTTGGCCGTTGCGCTTTCATCGCGGAAATGAGATAAAGATACCAGAGGAGACAATAGCTCTCTCAAACTAGACCCAGCAAGTATATGGCAGAAATCACGAGAGATTTCAAGTACATAAACCTTATACCCCccaaattttgcaaccaaaaaattggaatCAAAATCTGAAAGAATCGAGTATCATCGACAACGATAAGATTGTGAGAAATCTTCTTCGCTTGGGTTTACAAGATGGTGTTTCCAAATCTGAACGGCCGTGCGGCCGTGCTGCGCAACGCTTGCACTGTACAGGAGCTTCCGAACGCTTATCTCTGAGTCAATAGCCGGGAATCTCTCCAAAAACACACTCCTTCTACGAAAAGATTGCAACAACCTTGATGGCCCACTATCTAAGCGCTCATCTTGcgctcctttttttttttcaaatcccCATGGCTGATTCGGAAGTGTCTCAAATATTTCTGGTGTCCTCTCCAATCGACTTACCTTCATAGATGCCAGAGAGTGCAATGAGATTGGCCGTGGGCGAATGCGAAAAAGTTCTTGAAgatgtcacgtgatgtaTAGGgctacaaccaccaatCTACCCAATTTATTCGACGCCGCATTCGATTCTCAAAACGGCACTTTTTTCAGTAGCATCTGGTAGCACGCCATCGACGCTCTGAATCTCCCTCCAGCGTACGCTGCTACTGCCACtactgccgctgctgctctCTCTCgcccacacacacacacggtGTCTCTCGCCCTTTCTCGCACTGAAAATTTTCCACACTATCATCAGccattaaaaaaaaaattccagTACGAACACTTCTACGCTAGCTACACGAGTAAGCATATACATCAATAATGTCAGGATCAGGAGCTTCAGGAAACAAATTCCGTATGTCAGTATGTGAAATATGAAACCGAAACTACCTCAAATGGAATGAGCGACTTGGGAGAGCAAGAATGTTGGATCTTGGTTGAGTGatggagtttgaaaaaaaaaaatttaacGGATCGATCGTGTTTTCCCccttcaccatcaccatcggGGGAGACACACAGTTCAAAACTGGAGGAGATAACGTGAATTACATTGTTCAAGAACAGGATGAAGCCATGCTCAAATATTGGAAAGACACCAcgatgatttgaaaaagtcgttATTTCTCGAGGAGTCACGTCGAGCTCCGCCTTTTCCCCACCCACCGCAAATCTCCAAATATACATAAATATACTAACGTGATATAACTGTAGTTGGCACTCCCAGTCGGAGCAATAATGAACTGCGCAGACAACTCCGGTGCTAGAAACTTGTACGTCTTGGCCGTCAAGGGAATCGGCGCTAGATTGAACAGGTTGCCAGCTGCATCAGCCGGTGACATGGTCATGGCCACCGTCAAGAAGGGTAAACCCGAATTGCGTAAAAAGGTCATGCCCGCTATCGTCATTAGACAATCCAAGccttggagaagaagagatgGTGTCTACTTGTACTTTGAAGACAATGCTGGTGTTATTGTTAACCCCAAGGGTGAAATGAAGGGTTCTGCTATTACTGGCCCTGTTGCTAAAGAATGTGCCGACTTGTGGCCTCGTATCGCTTCAAACtctggtgttgttgtttgaaaagcGGCGGGGACGGATGAAAATATTTTTGAGAGAATATAGCATGGATTTTATTTGTTTTAATATAAGATAAAGGTACAAacatttgaaattgattttctttctttttttttttcaactagTCTTTGCTAtaaattttg
This portion of the Lodderomyces beijingensis strain CBS 14171 genome assembly, chromosome: 5 genome encodes:
- a CDS encoding 60S ribosomal protein uL14, yielding MSGSGASGNKFRMSLALPVGAIMNCADNSGARNLYVLAVKGIGARLNRLPAASAGDMVMATVKKGKPELRKKVMPAIVIRQSKPWRRRDGVYLYFEDNAGVIVNPKGEMKGSAITGPVAKECADLWPRIASNSGVVV